GTTGCTTATTGGAGTTCTTTGTTTTAAATTTGAGTTTCCCTTCCGAAAATCAATCTCATAATCGGAAATCTATGAGTCGTGTATGCTGATCAGATCATAGGAAAAATTGATAGTTTGAAATAGTCGCGGGGAATATATGATTGTGGATTAATCGAGAACGAACAGGATTTATGCTATGCTATCAATCCCCTTTCCACATTTGGTCTAGCGGATACCCAATATATTATGCTGTTAGTGTTGTTATGTAGTTGATTGGATGTGGTTTTTGCAATCTGACTTTGTATAGGGGATTCAATTGAGGCTGGTCATGTATGTGCACCGGAATTGGTTAGAAGTTGAAATTGAAGTTGTAGAAGATTCAGAATTTCTTACCCTTCTTTTAGCTTTCTTCTTGTTTTGTTTCAATGGGTGAAATCAAGCATTTTTTGTTTTCCCCCTTTAGATGTAATTGTTTGAGGTCGGCTATTTTACTATCCTGTCTTTCTTTCATGTTCTTTTCTACATTCAAGTCACTGTTAAAGATCGTTTGCAATGTTCGTTTACCACTTTACATCTCCCCGCCTAGAGTTATGAATAATGTTCTATGTTATTAAATATGAaccttttgaaattttgtagaGTATAAGGTGCATAGTTACAATAGAAATGGGCTTTGTGCCTTGGGATTTATGGATGACCACTACCCAGTTCGAAGTGCATTTTCTCTACTTAACCAGGTGAGAATCATTCTTATTCCCATTTAACTTCTATTGCTGACGAGCACTCTTTTCTCATGTAAAATTAGATtcttttgtttgattttgtatTAATCAGttgtttttctttaagaaaaagaCAAACTAACAGGCTGACTGTTGACATCTGATTAAATAACTTAACTGGATCAAGACTGCATCAGACTTATGTTAACGTGAACATCATTTTGTACCATGAAGATTAGTTCTATTGTCTTGTTATATATTTTCCATGATTGTAGTGTCGAATTATTATGGTTTAAGGATGAATGGAAAGTAAGTTATTGATCTTAGCATATCTTATTTCTTAGCCATATTCATTATTTTGGGCCGTTTGAATATTATGAGTCATGTATATACAGGCACACATATTATCAGTGCGGTTTGTCTATTTGTTTCTGTATGATTGTCACTATTTTTGATGAATGTTTGCTTCTAACAGGTTATAGATGAGTACCAAAAAAATTTTGGTGAAACATGGAGAAGTGCACAAGCGGATAACTCTCAACCATGGCCCTATCTGACTGAAGCTTTAACCAAATTCCAGGTTTGTAGCTCTGCTTTCtactttcaatttcttttttgaaatcTTCTTTCTACATTTAATTATTGACATATATGGTTATAATCTTTTCTATTTAACGTTCCAGGATCCTGCAGAGGCTGATAAGCTGTTGAAAATACAGAGGGAATTGGATGAAACCAAAATTATTCTTGTAAGTCCTCTTATAGTGTTATAGGTGCAGTTATTCGTGAATTGCACATCTCATTTAGTCATTCAGCAGATTTAATATATTTTCTTGTCTAGACAGAAATTCTCTTTCTGCATTTTAGTGTCAGTGTCATTCTTCTGATTGTAAACTGTAAGAGACATCATTAGTGATATAGTTGGGTTATTTAGGATAATATTATATGGTTATTAGAAGGGGCGAAAGAGTAAATAAGTAGTAAGTTGGTTAGGActattaattaaaaatagagGGAATGAGGTTGGGAGGGGGATGTGAAAAAATTTGTGGGATTTCCTTTTGGAAGGTTGGGAGAGTCTAGACTTCTCAAAAGCTGTTCTTATGATAttacaacatatttttatatatttccaTACTTTAGTTTTCTCGAGTTTGGGTTCTTGAGTGTGTGTTCCCCATTAGGCGGTATCCTAACATAAACTTGCATGAAAGAAATGGTGACACATGACTTTTTGGAATGATATTCTTaactttgttgtttttgttgttgGGATGGGAAACCAGTTTCATTACGATATATAGCTGGTGAAAGAAGCTCCGACTTGTAACGATAGAAGACTTTGGACGaccataaaaaaatttaatcaatAACGTCCAGAGTTGTTTTCTTTAATGCTATTTTCTATTTGATTAATTATCTTTACTgataattttctctttttcaataTAGCATAAGACCATTGACAGCGTGCTTGCACGTGGCGAAAGGTTGGACAGTTTGGTCGAGAAGAGCTCTGATCTCAGTGCAGCATCACAGGTATGCAATTCTACATTCATTACTAGTGTTAGTCTCCTGGTCCATGAGATGAGATGAAGTTACTTTCTTGAAATCTACTCAACAAATCTTACTACTACTGCCATGAAGcattcaacaattttttttccatttttgaagaACGCCCCTAAACTATTGCTCACCTTTGATTGAACAGATGTTCTACAAACAAGCTAAAAAGACCAACCAGTGTTGTACCATATTGTAAGCTTTTGATGGCATCACATAGAAGGTGAACCAGAGAATTGATGATTGTAATATGATTATATCCTCTACAATTTGTTTGTTTCGCTGAATCTTGTGAATTTTATCCTCGTTTGTTGTTTAAAAGATGGGTGTTGGGTGTAGATCCTACTCGTATAGTATATTGATGTCTCATTTTCTTCATTGGTGTTATATTTAGTTCATATATGCTTGTTTTCCATTTTCAATGGAACGTTTATCGTTAGTTCGGTTTGATCATGTTTTGAGTACTACTTATTATCACATTTCTGTTAAGAGGTTGGATCTTACAAGCAAGCTGTACTGATGTTGGATAAAGCATGTCCATATAGATCATATGTGCTCACAAACCAACACTTTTTACACACAAGCGACAAAGGTAGGAAGATAAACGACAAGATAAGGTTTTGATGATATAAACAGAAGATTGTTTGATGagtttattttcccagaatagACTTAATCCACCATATGCCTTTTGTATCTTTGGGGCCTTCATCAGTTTCTGGTGGAGGTTCGCTTTGTGGTGTCCTGTGGAGTTTGGTTACATCATAACCCTCGTCCTTGGCCTTTTGAAGCAGCTCATTGTATATCTCCTCGTTTAGTTGAGTGTTTCTGCACAATATCTGACAAATGCGCCCACAAGATTAATCTTTAATACAATATGGAGAAACTGTTTTTAATCTTCTAGAAGTGATACTTTTAAGTTTAACTTTCCTGACTActcaatttatataataatttatatacTCTATTGGTAATTTCGACCAAACAAACTATAATATAAAGTGCATGTAACTTTCGAGTTTagaattttcaatttttcaatttacAATCTTCTACATATTGTTAACTTAAGGAATCATTCATCAGTCAAAATTCAAGTAAGAAGAAGTTTAATCCTAGCTACAAGATCCTGTAACAACATGTCCTCTTTCACAGAAATGAATGTTTTACACACATTCATAACTTCTCTTGCATTGacgtttttgtttttggatGAAGGAAGAAACAACCTTCCATCTCATAAACAGCTTCTCTTATATTCCCCTTTTTGAATTACTTTTTTTACTAATCAGAAACTTGAGTTAGTAGACTGTCATTTAGAGCTGAACTCTTATATTTCCTTTGGTCACCCTTCAGATTTGCAAAAATAACTTTCCAATAATAACCTCCCATTTCTGACTCGATTTACTACGAACATATATGGTTTaacttcaggttttttaactgtTCGACAATCACGTAACTACAGGTTTTGAAACACTTTCAAACCTCATTTTAAACCAATTTTTCCAAAATCATAAAAACGACTTTTAAAGCATTCAAACCCTAAAACTAAGGGTTAATGTGTCAGAAACCATAtcttgtaattaaaaaaaaaaatcatttgaacaCAGTTAAAGACTCAAAAAACCatagaaatgaaaatgaaaatgaaaatctccataaaaaaacaaaacccagAAACATAAGATTTCACCATGAGAGAGTGAACTGAGAAAACATACCCAAAGATTCTTCCTTGAAGGTTCCCCAACAAGAACATACTGATAATCACCATCAATATACAAAACCCAATAATTCCCAACCAc
The sequence above is drawn from the Cucumis melo cultivar AY chromosome 2, USDA_Cmelo_AY_1.0, whole genome shotgun sequence genome and encodes:
- the LOC103487367 gene encoding VAMP-like protein YKT61 produces the protein MKITALLVLKCHPEGSDPIILANASDVSHFGYFQRSSVKEFICFVGRTVAKRTPPDQRQSVQHEEYKVHSYNRNGLCALGFMDDHYPVRSAFSLLNQVIDEYQKNFGETWRSAQADNSQPWPYLTEALTKFQDPAEADKLLKIQRELDETKIILHKTIDSVLARGERLDSLVEKSSDLSAASQMFYKQAKKTNQCCTIL